The Drechmeria coniospora strain ARSEF 6962 chromosome 02, whole genome shotgun sequence genome has a segment encoding these proteins:
- a CDS encoding sugar 1,4-lactone oxidase, whose product MHPLAAAELQAARDGIPFRAKTQHLHRTWARTFASLPELYIQPESLEEVEKIVKLARQCRRRIVTTGCGHSPSNITCTSSWMVNLDSFSKVLDVDTDTGVVTMQSGIRLYALGEELEKHGLAMPNLGSINQQSIAGAISTGTHGSSLRHGLVSEDIVSLKITLASGVTELCSADTNPDLFRAALLSLGALGIITEVTLRAVPAFTLRWKQTIDTDLKLFKSWSHDLWTQSEFVRVWWFPYTRRAVVWQSEKTGDAELPPPVSYYDKALGYYVYHNLLYLAQFVPRLLPWIERFVFGCQYGFANGSTTTAVQPSRKALLMNCLYSQFVNEWAIPLHKGPEALRRLSSWINRLTPDDADYVPHDIPFSADGLYVHAPVEVRVSDTTLTSNLRPFLDPTVVDGPTLYLNATLYRPYWNDPPCRSRYYEAFEWLMKDLGGRPHWAKNFETYRPDIEAMYGKELDEYRRVRNEADPDGMFVGPWHRDRILAGPKLELEETETARTKAPGGGLITTGQIQQ is encoded by the coding sequence ATGCATCCTTTGGCGGCTGCGGAGCTGCAGGCCGCCCGCGATGGCATTCCATTCCGTGCAAAGACGCAGCACCTCCACCGCACCTGGGCCCGTACCTTTGCCTCTCTGCCCGAGCTCTACATCCAGCCCGAGTCGCTTGAGGAGGTGGAAAAGATTGTCAAACTTGCTCGGCAATGTCGTCGCCGCATCGTCACCACTGGCTGCGGACACTCCCCCTCCAACATTACCTGCACGTCGAGCTGGATGGTCAACCTTGACAGCTTCAGCAAGGTGCTCGACGTTGATACCGACACGGGCGTCGTGACAATGCAAAGCGGCATCCGCCTTTACGctctcggcgaggagcttgAGAAGCATGGTCTCGCCATGCCAAACCTCGGCAGCATCAATCAGCAGTCGATAGCGGGCGCAATATCTACCGGCACACACGGTAGCAGTCTGCGTCACGGCCTCGTGTCCGAAGACATCGTTTCCTTGAAAATCACCCTCGCGAGCGGCGTCACCGAGCTTTGCTCCGCCGATACGAACCCGGATCTCTTCCGTGCCGCCCTCCTGTCTCTCGGTGCGCTCGGCATCATCACCGAAGTTACGCTACGTGCCGTCCCGGCTTTCACCCTCCGATGGAAGCAGACCATCGACACGGACCTCAAGTTGTTCAAGTCCTGGTCGCACGACCTGTGGACCCAAAGCGAATTTGTGCGAGTCTGGTGGTTCCCATACACTCGCCGTGCCGTCGTGTGGCAGAGCGAGAAGACGGGAGATGCCGAGCTTCCTCCTCCCGTCAGCTACTACGACAAGGCACTGGGCTACTACGTCTACCATAACCTTCTTTACCTCGCCCAATTCGTCCCGCGCCTCCTGCCCTGGATCGAGCGCTTTGTCTTCGGTTGCCAGTACGGCTTCGCCAatggctcgacgacgaccgctGTCCAGCCTAGTCGAAAGGCGCTGCTGATGAACTGCCTTTACTCCCAGTTTGTCAACGAGTGGGCCATCCCCCTCCACAAGGGCCCCGAGGCCTTGCGACGGCTCAGCTCCTGGATCAACCGCTTGACGCCCGATGATGCCGACTACGTTCCTCATGACATTCCCTtttccgccgacggcctgtACGTCCACGCGCCTGTCGAGGTTCGCGTGAGCGACACCACCTTGACCTCCAACCTTCGACCCTTCCTAGAccccaccgtcgtcgacggaccaACGCTGTACCTCAACGCGACACTGTACCGACCGTACTGGAACGATCCGCCCTGCAGGTCGCGGTACTACGAGGCATTTGAGTGGCTCATGAAGGACCTCGGCGGGAGACCGCACTGGGCCAAGAACTTCGAGACGTACCGGCCAGACATTGAAGCCATGTACGGAAAAGAATTGGACGAGTATCGCCGTGTCCGAAACGAAGCCGACCCAGACGGTATGTTTGTTGGGCCCTGGCACAGAGACCGCATTCTCGCGGGCCCGAAGCTCGAGCtggaggagacggagacggcgcgGACGAAAGCTCCTGGTGGGGGGTTGATTACCACCGGGCAGATTCAACAATGA
- a CDS encoding phosphoribosylaminoimidazole-succinocarboxamide synthase, translated as MPSASTDGITDGSELDQWLRSLPNRPPSSSSTERPRSPVQLYEQKRTTISPPDSSLSPQATVIASPANPSTISPSASSSELYGPDRLLPPAALRQDGIASTPNHVERIDRLPLAMFTSGSPGMGQSLKDELVLAAGRVTPGVDDTPYIQYALEALTRDRSCPSHPTSPPLGRSPVLHRQLTPIEAVASVTVSQPEPTYDGQRPVSSLRHDTPPEPATASAPAPTTLDTRPLASGQWIPVDRNTFQTIDPRGQTYPPLTFKPRILRPFSFMTLMTLCILMIAALVFAARFSDKNTGLTPYPGTIYSGQYFVFRILPQLLAAMILIFSQSIVTASLRVLPFTIMAREDPAERYLALFQNLYPKSFLRPQLVGPWQVMVFDLATWAAALTIPLHSAAFTCIYVDDVWIWAPSKGLVWALVLLYAFLLAAAAISMSFWFNQWTGLRWDMRSIADLIPLLSRTNTMGGYKQRPVGDLKTCLHQRCFDRLGYWQTGEELNGGIWHAIGTSVQQPPGHGTEANEQEAKRRGSHDLSLGSRHVADSAPGGSYLPLCLRDGPLVAFAATTGILLLAMLVASFLPQTRLEAGFSPMLTAKPTPASFSLANFVYSFVPACLGMILFMLFQIFDQSLRIVQPWGDMVQADGAIARRSILVDYAACLPLQVTWRALVNGHWRVAVTSLMALLFIFIPVLAGGLFTALTTPDAQVRMFPSMPVFGVLLAFLFLYVACLCLLMPRRSQFMLPHAATSAAAIISLCSADDLIQDAAFQEVRSHGDVKARLGVGRGDDSREETVWFFGLLPGRDEQRLSVRRMKRLTERGMRSARDMV; from the coding sequence ATGCCTTCAgcgtcgacggacggcatCACTGACGGTAGCGAGTTAGATCAATGGCTGCGTAGCCTGCCGAACAGAcccccctcctcgtcttctACCGAACGCCCGAGATCCCCAGTTCAACTTTATGAGCAGAAACGCACCACCATCTCACCGCCCGACTCCTCTCTGTCACCTCAGGCTACGGTCATTGCTAGTCCGGCTAATCCGTCTACAATATCGCCATCTGCATCGAGTTCGGAGCTGTACGGCCCTGACCGGTTGCTTCCTCCAGCAGCCCTCCGTCAGGACGGAATAGCTTCGACTCCAAATCACGTGGAGCGTATCGACCGCCTTCCGCTGGCCATGTTCACCTCTGGCAGTCCTGGAATGGGCCAAAGCCTCAAGGATGAGCTGGTCTTGGCCGCTGGCAGGGTCACGCCTGGAGTGGATGACACTCCCTACATCCAGTATGCTCTCGAGGCTCTCACACGCGACCGGAGCTGCCCATCCCATCCGACTTCACCTCCGCTCGGCCGGTCCCCCGTCCTCCACCGGCAACTGACGCCGATTGAGGCCGTGGCTTCCGTCACCGTGAGCCAGCCGGAGCCGACGTACGATGGCCAGCGGCCCGTCTCGAGCTTGCGACATGACACCCCCCCCGAGCCAGCAACGGCATCGGCACCCGCACCTACTACTCTCGACACGAGGCCCTTGGCATCGGGACAATGGATCCCCGTCGACAGGAATACTTTTCAAACCATCGACCCTCGCGGACAAACCTATCCACCCCTCACCTTCAAGCCCCGCATATTACGCCCCTTTTCCTTCATGACCCTCATGACCCTCTGCATTTTAATGATTGCCGCCCTCGTATTTGCCGCCAGATTCTCGGACAAAAACACCGGCTTGACGCCGTATCCCGGCACCATTTACTCGGGCCAATACTTTGTCTTTCGCATCCTACCCCaactcctcgccgccatgatTCTCATTTTTTCTCAGAGCATCGTTACCGCCTCACTTCGCGTCCTGCCTTTTACAATCATGGCCAGAGAGGATCCGGCCGAGCGTTACCTTGCATTGTTTCAAAACCTCTACCCCAAGTCTTTTCTGCGCCCGCAGCTTGTTGGCCCCTGGCAGGTCATGGTCTTTGATTTGGCAActtgggcggcggccttgacgatTCCTCTGCATAGCGCTGCGTTTACCTGTATATATGTCGATGATGTCTGGATCTGGGCACCCTCCAAGGGCCTCGTCTGGGCTTTGGTACTGCTCTACGcattcctcctcgccgctgccgccattTCCATGTCCTTTTGGTTTAACCAGTGGACAGGGCTGAGGTGGGACATGCGCTCTATCGCCGATCTCATTCCCCTCCTGAGCCGTACCAACACCATGGGCGGCTACAAGCAGCGGCCTGTCGGTGACCTGAAGACCTGCCTTCACCAACGATGCTTCGACAGGCTTGGGTACTGGCAGACGGGAGAGGAGCTGAACGGGGGCATCTGGCATGCCATTGGCACATCGGTCCAGCAGCCGCCGGGCCACGGAACCGAGGCCAACGAGCAGGAGGCCAAGAGAAGAGGAAGCCACGACTTGTCCCTTGGCTCTCGCCATGTTGCCGATTCGGCCCCGGGAGGTAGCTACCTTCCATTGTGCCTCCGGGACGGGCCACTGGTGGCGTTTGCCGCGACGACCGGAATACTGCTTCTcgccatgctcgtcgcctcctTTCTGCCCCAGACACGACTCGAAGCTGGTTTCTCTCCGATGCTCACCGCCAAGCCGACACCGGCCTCCTTCTCTCTCGCCAATTTCGTCTACAGCTTCGTGCCCGCGTGCCTGGGCATGATCCTGTTTATGCTGTTTCAAATATTTGATCAGTCCTTGCGCATCGTTCAGCCGTGGGGAGACATGGTGCAGGCGGACGGAGCGATTGCTCGACGATCCATCTTGGTCGACTATGCCGCATGCCTGCCGCTGCAGGTGACATGGAGGGCGCTGGTGAACGGCCACTGGAGGGTTGCCGTAACTTCTCTCATGGCGCTCTTGTTTATTTTCAtacccgtcctcgccggcggcctttTTACGGCACTGACGACCCCGGATGCCCAAGTTCGGATGTTCCCGAGCATGCCTGTCTTTGGCGTCCTGCTGGCATTCCTGTTCCTCTACGTCGCCTGCCTGTGTCTCCTGATGCCCCGCCGCAGCCAGTTCATGCTGCCCCATGCTGCCACCTCTGCAGCGGCCATCATCAGCCTGTgctccgccgacgacctcatcCAGGATGCCGCCTTTCAAGAGGTCCGCTCCCACGGCGATGTCAAGGCCCGCCTCGGCGTTGGTCGAGGCGACGACTCTCGCGAGGAGACTGTCTGGTTCTTTGGCCTGCTGCCGGGCCGGGACGAGCAGCGGCTCAGCGTCCGTCGGATGAAGCGGCTTACTGAACGTGGAATGAGATCCGCACGAGACATGGTATAA
- a CDS encoding cyanide hydratase, translated as MPATIRQYKAAAVQAEPGWFNLEKSVRRTVELIGEAAEKGCKLVAFPELYRNTLIRYPYFQWRVNYQDSLPLLKEYHQNSLRPDSDEMRRIRSAARAANIYVSLGYSELDGHTLYTAQIIIDPTGAVINHRRKIKPTHVEKLVFGEATGDSLDSVVDTEIGRLGHLNCWENMNPFLKALSCAQHEEVHVAGWPVYPPASTLKYPDPYSNISETQSELVTPAYAYETGTWTLAPTQVVTREGARLNLPKRLQHDEAALDGESAIIGNGFTRIYRPDGFRAVEDPAKTFDGLVIVDVDLDENLLTKRLADFGGHYMRPDLIRLLVDRTPKSLIVDANAADPKTFPSTLERLGLAKPLAAEE; from the exons ATGCCTGCCACCATCCGACAATACAAAGCGGCCGCTGTCCAGGCCGAGCCCGGATGGTTCAACCTAGAGAAGTCTGTTCGGAGGACGGTTGAGCTCAttggcgaggccgccgaaAAGGGCTGCAAGCTCGTCGCCTTTCCAGAGCTAT ACCGAAACACGCTCATCAGATACCCGTACTTTCAGTGGCGTGTCAACTACCAAGACTCGCTCCCTCTTCTCAAGGAGTACCACCAGAACAGCCTGCGGCCTGACTCGGATGAGATGCGGCGTATTCGCAGCGCCGCCCGAGCAGCAAATATCTACGTCTCGTTGGGATACTCGGAGCTAGACGGACACACGCTGTACACGGCTCAAATCATCATCGACCCgaccggcgccgtcatcaACCACCGGCGCAAGATCAAGCCGACGCACGTGGAGAAGCTCGTGTTTGGGGAAGCGACGGGCGACTCGCTCGACTCGGTCGTCGACACCGAGATTGGCAGGCTCGGCCACCTCAACTGCTGGGAGAAT ATGAACCCCTTCCTCAAGGCCCTTAGCTGTGCGCAGCACGAGGAGGTTCACGTCGCCGGCTGGCCCGTCTACcctccggcctcgacgctcaAGTACCCGGACCCGTACAGCAACATCTCAGAGACGCAGTCGGAGCTTGTGACGCCCGCCTACGCCTACGAGACGGGTACCTGGACCCTGGCGCCGACACAGGTTGTCACGCGCGAGGGGGCTCGCCTCAACCTCCCGAAGCGCCTGcagcacgacgaggcggccctTGACGGGGAGTCGGCCATCATTGGCAACGGATTCACCCGCATCTATCGTCCGGACGGTTTTCGTGCCGTTGAAGATCCGGCCAAGACATTCGACGGTCTCGTCATCGTGGACGTCGACCTGGATGAGAACCTGCTCACCAAGCGTCTTGCCGACTTT GGTGGCCACTATATGCGCCCAGATCTGATTCGGCTTCTGGTCGATAGGACGCCCAAGTCGCTCATTGTGGACGCCAACGCGGCGGACCCCAAAACGTTCCCGAGCACGCTTGAGCGACTGGGTCTCGCGAAGCCTCTAGCGGCGGAGGAGTAA
- a CDS encoding Octanoyltransferase — MIRSACSVGCATVQKLASIIFSAAVNPPLQRRGLALPRLPLPFPAAASEGHATSPRMRHVVALQSRSRAAALVQFRVAITNTPNSASASPCRPWPGAQTRALSTLHHRHLGLASYDHAQGVQDAHRAEFLSWKALTGAEHDEQPPPPPLLVSFESTPTFTLGRRQENVDDAQLARLRRPLDVCLRRRREPVQRSFTPDVRKSSRGGLTTYHGPGQVVFWPVVDMHSPRYPRYGVASYASHLEATTSRLLRELFGIQTSTVHDEPGVWVAPSSRRPRKIAALGVHHRRHVTALGIALNVDVAVAGDEHLNPWARFVPCGLDGKAVTSVAAEAGELLPADWDAAVLAGRWAAIFEEGLLHEERRSGGASSRLR; from the coding sequence atGATACGGAGCGCGTGCTCCGTTGGTTGTGCCACCGTCCAAAAACTCGCTTCCATCATCTTTTCTGCAGCTGTCAATCCCCCCCTGCAACGACGCGGCCTGGCACTGCCGCGTCTCCCGCTGCCGtttcctgctgctgcttccgAGGGGCACGCTACGAGCCCCAGAATGAGGCATGTCGTTGCCTTGCAGTCGAGGTCCCGAGCAGCGGCTCTCGTCCAGTTCCGCGTAGCCATCACGAACACGCCCAactccgcctccgcctccccTTGTCGACCATGGCCCGGGGCGCAAACGAGGGCCCTTTCGACGCTGCACCATAGGCATCTCGGCCTTGCGAGCTACGACCACGCACAGGGTGTCCAGGATGCCCACCGTGCCGAGTTCCTGTCGTGGAAAGCCCTCACCGGggccgagcacgacgagcaaCCTCCCCCGCCACCGctcctcgtctccttcgAGTCCACGCCGACATtcaccctcggccgccgacaagaaaacgtcgacgacgcgcagCTTGCTCGTCTCCGGCGGCCGCTAGACGTCTgtcttcggcggcgccgcgagCCCGTGCAACGCAGCTTCACCCCCGACGTGCGAAAATCCAGCCGCGGCGGCCTGACGACCTATCACGGACCCGGCCAGGTCGTCTTttggcccgtcgtcgacatgcaCTCCCCACGATACCCGAGGTACGGCGTCGCTTCGTATGCGAGCCAcctcgaggcgacgacgtcgcgcTTGCTGCGCGAACTTTTCGGCATCCAGACGTCAACGGTCCACGACGAGCCTGGTGTCTGGGTTGCTCCATccagccgccgcccacgCAAGATTGCCGCCTTGGGCGTGCATCACAGGCGCCACGTGACGGCCCTTGGCATCGCGTTGaatgtcgacgtcgccgtggcAGGCGACGAGCATCTCAACCCCTGGGCTAGGTTCGTCCCGTgcgggctcgacggcaaggccgtGACTTctgttgccgccgaggctggTGAGCTCCTTCCGGCAGATTGGGAtgccgccgtgctcgccggGCGGTGGGCAGCCATCTTCGAAGAGGGGCTGCTGCATGAGGAGAGGCGGAGCGGTGGTGCGTCGAGTCGGTTGCGGTAG